The Pseudomonas sp. TH06 genome has a window encoding:
- a CDS encoding molecular chaperone, whose product MKRVFLLGVLSLFGLAAQAGPQINVGTVYDYLDADKSTYLKRVFNSGDATAFVKVNVLEIVYGADGVPQEIAVENAADGASRNGLMASPARLIVPSQGMQGTRLLYMGERDRERYFRVRFVPVVPEKEDEFVVSGEEREDYKKNLSAGVNLMTGFGTIFFVRPRDARFATAINETDSRYELRNNGNTVVVIDEFKSCALADEADCGATTKHHVLAGKSFAFDKEPGRQYRFFLIEGEQKKILQVSRR is encoded by the coding sequence ATGAAGCGTGTTTTTTTACTGGGCGTGCTCAGTCTGTTTGGCCTGGCGGCACAGGCCGGTCCGCAGATCAATGTGGGCACGGTGTATGACTATCTGGACGCCGATAAAAGTACTTACCTGAAACGGGTGTTCAACAGCGGCGACGCCACCGCGTTCGTCAAGGTCAATGTGCTGGAAATCGTCTACGGCGCCGATGGCGTGCCGCAGGAAATTGCCGTCGAGAACGCCGCCGACGGTGCTTCGCGCAATGGTTTGATGGCCAGCCCGGCGCGGTTGATCGTGCCGTCGCAAGGCATGCAGGGCACGCGTTTGCTGTACATGGGCGAGCGTGACCGCGAGCGCTATTTCCGCGTGCGTTTCGTGCCCGTGGTGCCGGAAAAGGAAGATGAGTTCGTGGTCAGCGGCGAGGAACGCGAGGACTATAAAAAGAACCTGAGCGCCGGGGTCAACCTTATGACCGGGTTCGGTACGATCTTTTTCGTGCGGCCGCGAGATGCGCGTTTCGCCACCGCCATCAATGAAACCGACAGTCGCTACGAATTGCGCAACAACGGCAACACCGTGGTGGTCATCGACGAGTTCAAAAGCTGCGCGCTGGCCGACGAAGCCGACTGCGGCGCGACCACCAAGCATCACGTGCTGGCCGGCAAGAGTTTCGCTTTCGATAAAGAGCCGGGCCGTCAGTACCGCTTCTTTCTGATCGAGGGCGAGCAGAAAAAAATCCTCCAGGTCAGCCGCCGCTAG
- a CDS encoding CS1 type fimbrial major subunit yields the protein MIKQCTVVALIATAALTTTVIWAAREEHTFEVTLVVPSRPFYVLPAESDWIHRPQRLEWHHATSTLGSMRKNFDVRHDTSAIEARLETIPYLSNGKSGDDIELRVTFNGVVLSAERPPRQVVSQEEAAAGKRVLLEIDPVEPAGGYRPGDYSGNVLLLFYSKAPGE from the coding sequence ATGATCAAGCAATGCACCGTCGTCGCGCTGATCGCCACGGCAGCCCTGACGACCACCGTGATCTGGGCCGCCCGCGAAGAACACACGTTCGAAGTGACGCTGGTGGTACCCAGTCGGCCGTTTTACGTTCTTCCGGCGGAGTCCGACTGGATCCACCGGCCGCAACGGCTCGAATGGCATCACGCCACTTCAACCTTGGGCAGCATGCGCAAGAACTTCGATGTACGCCACGACACCAGCGCGATCGAAGCACGCCTGGAGACGATCCCCTACCTGTCCAACGGCAAGTCGGGCGACGATATCGAATTGCGGGTCACCTTCAATGGCGTGGTATTGAGCGCAGAACGGCCGCCACGCCAGGTGGTTTCGCAAGAGGAAGCGGCGGCAGGCAAACGCGTGCTACTGGAAATCGATCCGGTTGAACCGGCTGGGGGTTATCGCCCCGGCGACTACAGCGGCAATGTGCTGTTGCTGTTCTATTCCAAGGCGCCGGGGGAGTGA
- a CDS encoding NEL-type E3 ubiquitin ligase domain-containing protein, whose protein sequence is MPAFPSSADNLHKGRHHEFIKNTLDETFKSATLNRGLALSATTLKPEAWYATTHVIQHDKLKAANLKAWASQNKVDGLLAQLDVYTFAAPLLQAKLKERCGVDIDVKTTWLRLYIPKDKPWWAIDTSGAATARTVSLLDAALHNFARDEQVDAASAFISKPDAQGHFEVLKLANLSIGEFQTLCRELDIGAQYKTHLESYLLSGNAVADAVLKHKVVESQKDALSVAAQLALITGDIQYDVYKLMLELTKDKPRLVLNGRRMQCCDLSMMDTRLTGITLLIPARPDTRGINRLIAYLPHDPDHPLKEYASVDAFIEELARQLREDKLAISSQQTYRQFFSQFVDQQQRGHFFASLEQRLFTLQWHPPGDSTDQKPTWRKEPVPRPRLQIDTVALPADYWRHVYQQKLNKILNDGREIAVSTADTDSNARWAWWDNFKKIVSDIFNAALLIATPFVPFLGELMMAYTVYQLTSDVIEGVVDLAEGLAEEAAEHVVSVVTDVIQLAAFSAGAAIGSTLRVKLSALVDGMKPVRLPNGKTSLWHADLSPYEQKNVALSVASKPDRLGLHRHGNELLLPLDGKVYKVQKVSTEPAHKTHRIEHPSRTSAYQPTLEHNEHGAWLHEAENPEDWPASTLMRRLGHSVERFSPLEMEQIRVASGTDADELRRMHIDNSPPPPVLADTIKRYKAYDDARTTSDDIRAGRPIDAQSVWFEPIITRLSGWPAERALRVCENVDLSGHSRQYGNPAASEADTLSIGLPDLTSGRLPERAAVFLTDSEIRALTGREIPAAQRPQALRNLLADAVDDLQGDLASRIYQGAERSNKADVRVMSQTFPDMPLSLAEKTLAQARPVELERIVSENRLPLRIKSQAREVNFEAATARAYDGFYHDERVVPDTERLALNTLRTFSDSFGEMRLEVRDGTYDGPLRCSVGPDEAASVRRLIRDEHGRYEVLDADNRSLHAPADFYEALLQAIPEDKRQQIGYRTGQGRLLKRWIMDKTAAPAERRFLLAEPPVRPVASIETVELVRGWPWPFGEKTFEERIKQLFPRLSERQVNNFAEALRAKPDPEAALQKLKDQLKDLRSTLAHWRNSQPVGLDSAGEPIHGVSAEFLRTGGMHLEERLLDCFERKTEAFAERDQHPDQGYALDLSSDLSRPDHDRWWNEMRRQPGMKKYLDQITALKIDNGRLSTDSHLLNDLRQLRQLSARQCGLNSVPPAIGEMRQLQTLDLTDNRIRLNDDSATRLSGLTRLQSLRLTGNPLGQAPDVGRMHRLNELSLANSDIRDWPRGLFRVANAPRHRPRSFALDMRRCPITTVPEVTPGSDEAFILSRARFDTQRLVDADRLRYGDYRESAGFSRQQAYSPAVENEINHWLSPDESPTFSASQALRRQREESWQDVMAEPGSEDLFRVIRQQRRSEDYRSDRSRKKLTRRVWDLIDAAALDSELREQLFAQAREPESCQDGGAQLFNSMGLKVLVSKAYAEQTSARTLDDNLVRLARSAARLERVGDIAREEISRQQQQHLINPAGNLPPDDVEVHLAYETGLAERLGLPWQSDGMMYQERSGVDAAMIDRAYDTIIERERGDGLANGMIDLYVDGFWERHLRRTHPTQFEVNDRVFEEQLRRLEELRELQTQWANVTDPTRLNPLTRRMETLARQLGARETEIFSGETMSEAYYNRLLSDLAYARNDLARQLTHKALQAAGLQNRPAATGP, encoded by the coding sequence ATGCCTGCGTTCCCCTCTTCCGCCGACAATCTGCACAAGGGTCGGCACCACGAATTCATCAAAAACACCCTCGACGAGACGTTCAAGTCCGCCACCCTGAATCGGGGTCTGGCGCTCAGCGCAACAACGCTGAAACCCGAAGCGTGGTACGCCACCACGCACGTCATCCAGCACGATAAACTCAAAGCCGCCAATCTCAAGGCCTGGGCTTCGCAGAACAAGGTCGACGGGCTGCTGGCGCAACTCGATGTCTACACGTTTGCCGCGCCGCTGCTGCAAGCGAAACTCAAGGAACGCTGCGGCGTCGACATCGACGTCAAAACCACCTGGCTGCGCTTGTATATACCCAAGGACAAACCCTGGTGGGCCATCGACACCTCGGGTGCCGCGACGGCCCGCACGGTGTCGTTGCTGGATGCCGCGCTGCACAACTTCGCCAGAGACGAGCAGGTCGATGCGGCCTCGGCGTTCATCAGCAAACCCGATGCTCAGGGCCACTTCGAGGTGCTTAAGCTGGCCAATCTGAGCATCGGCGAGTTCCAGACGCTGTGCCGGGAACTGGACATTGGCGCGCAATACAAAACGCATCTGGAAAGCTATCTGCTGTCCGGCAACGCCGTCGCCGATGCGGTGCTCAAGCACAAAGTGGTCGAGAGCCAGAAAGACGCCCTCAGCGTCGCAGCACAGCTGGCATTGATCACCGGCGACATTCAGTACGACGTCTACAAACTGATGCTGGAGTTGACCAAGGACAAACCCCGCCTGGTGCTGAACGGCAGAAGAATGCAGTGCTGCGACCTGTCGATGATGGACACCCGCCTGACCGGCATCACTCTGCTGATACCCGCCAGACCCGACACCCGTGGCATCAATCGGCTGATCGCCTACCTGCCGCACGACCCCGACCACCCGCTCAAGGAATACGCCTCGGTTGACGCGTTCATCGAGGAACTGGCGCGGCAGTTACGTGAGGACAAACTGGCGATCTCCTCGCAACAGACCTACCGACAATTCTTCAGTCAATTTGTCGATCAGCAACAGCGCGGGCATTTTTTCGCCAGCCTCGAACAACGCCTGTTCACGCTGCAATGGCACCCGCCCGGGGATTCGACCGATCAAAAACCCACCTGGCGCAAGGAGCCGGTGCCACGACCGCGCCTGCAAATCGACACCGTCGCATTGCCTGCGGATTACTGGCGACACGTCTATCAGCAAAAGCTCAACAAGATCCTCAACGATGGCCGCGAGATCGCCGTATCCACTGCCGACACTGACAGCAACGCACGCTGGGCCTGGTGGGACAATTTCAAGAAAATCGTCTCGGATATTTTCAATGCCGCCCTGCTGATTGCCACACCGTTCGTGCCGTTTCTCGGCGAACTGATGATGGCCTACACCGTGTATCAATTGACCAGCGACGTCATCGAAGGCGTTGTCGATCTGGCCGAGGGGCTGGCCGAGGAAGCCGCCGAACACGTGGTCAGCGTGGTCACGGACGTGATTCAGCTGGCAGCATTCAGTGCCGGAGCCGCTATCGGCTCGACCTTGCGCGTCAAGTTGTCCGCGCTGGTGGACGGCATGAAACCGGTGCGTTTGCCTAATGGCAAAACCTCACTCTGGCACGCGGATCTGAGCCCTTACGAACAGAAAAATGTGGCGCTGTCGGTGGCGTCGAAACCCGACCGGCTGGGCCTGCACCGTCACGGCAACGAGCTGCTGCTGCCGCTCGACGGCAAGGTCTACAAAGTGCAGAAGGTCTCGACCGAGCCGGCGCACAAGACCCACCGCATCGAACATCCTTCGCGCACCAGCGCCTATCAGCCGACCCTTGAGCACAACGAGCATGGCGCCTGGCTGCACGAAGCGGAAAACCCCGAAGATTGGCCAGCCTCAACCCTGATGCGCCGGCTCGGCCATAGCGTCGAGCGCTTTTCGCCGCTGGAGATGGAGCAGATCCGCGTCGCCAGCGGTACCGACGCCGACGAGTTGCGGCGCATGCACATCGACAACAGCCCGCCACCACCGGTACTGGCCGACACGATCAAGCGTTACAAGGCCTATGACGATGCACGAACGACCAGCGACGACATTCGTGCCGGGCGGCCAATCGACGCGCAATCGGTGTGGTTTGAACCGATCATCACCCGACTGTCTGGCTGGCCAGCCGAGCGGGCGTTGCGCGTCTGTGAAAATGTCGACCTCAGCGGCCACTCGCGCCAGTACGGCAATCCGGCCGCATCCGAGGCCGATACCCTGAGCATCGGTCTGCCGGATCTGACCAGCGGCAGACTGCCGGAACGCGCGGCGGTGTTTCTCACCGACAGCGAAATACGCGCACTGACCGGGCGTGAAATCCCGGCAGCACAGCGCCCCCAGGCCCTGCGCAATCTGCTCGCCGATGCGGTGGACGACCTTCAGGGTGATTTGGCCTCGCGTATTTACCAGGGCGCAGAACGCTCCAACAAGGCCGACGTGCGCGTCATGAGCCAGACGTTTCCGGACATGCCGCTGAGCCTCGCCGAGAAAACCCTGGCCCAGGCCCGACCGGTTGAGCTGGAGCGGATTGTCAGCGAAAACCGCCTGCCCCTGCGCATCAAGTCGCAGGCACGCGAGGTCAACTTCGAAGCCGCCACGGCGCGTGCCTACGACGGTTTCTACCATGACGAACGGGTGGTGCCGGACACCGAACGCCTGGCGCTCAATACCCTGCGCACCTTCAGCGACAGTTTTGGCGAGATGCGCCTGGAAGTTCGTGACGGCACTTACGACGGCCCGTTGCGTTGCAGCGTCGGCCCGGACGAAGCAGCGAGTGTCAGACGGCTGATCCGCGATGAACACGGTCGCTACGAAGTGCTCGACGCCGACAACCGCAGCCTGCATGCCCCCGCCGATTTTTACGAAGCGCTGCTGCAGGCCATCCCGGAAGACAAGCGCCAGCAGATCGGTTATCGAACCGGTCAGGGTCGCCTGCTCAAACGCTGGATCATGGACAAAACCGCAGCGCCGGCCGAGCGGCGGTTCCTCCTCGCCGAGCCACCCGTGCGCCCGGTGGCGAGCATTGAAACGGTCGAGCTGGTGCGTGGCTGGCCGTGGCCGTTCGGCGAAAAAACCTTCGAAGAACGCATCAAGCAGCTGTTTCCAAGGCTGTCCGAGCGGCAAGTGAACAACTTCGCCGAAGCCTTGCGCGCCAAACCCGATCCTGAAGCGGCGCTGCAAAAGCTCAAGGACCAACTCAAGGACCTGCGCAGCACGCTGGCCCACTGGCGCAACAGCCAACCGGTAGGGCTGGACAGTGCCGGCGAACCGATTCATGGGGTTTCGGCGGAGTTCCTGCGCACCGGCGGCATGCATCTGGAGGAACGTCTGCTCGATTGCTTTGAACGCAAAACCGAAGCGTTCGCCGAGCGCGATCAGCATCCTGACCAAGGCTATGCGCTGGATTTATCGTCCGACCTCTCCCGCCCGGATCACGACCGCTGGTGGAACGAGATGCGCCGGCAACCCGGCATGAAAAAATACCTCGATCAGATCACTGCACTGAAAATCGACAACGGACGCCTGTCCACAGACAGCCATTTACTCAACGATCTGCGGCAACTGCGCCAGTTGAGCGCCCGCCAGTGCGGTTTGAACAGCGTGCCGCCGGCCATTGGCGAGATGCGTCAACTGCAAACCCTCGACCTGACCGATAACCGCATCAGGCTCAATGACGACTCGGCCACCCGTCTGAGCGGTCTCACCCGTCTGCAATCGCTGCGCCTGACCGGCAACCCGCTGGGGCAGGCGCCGGATGTCGGGCGCATGCACCGCTTGAATGAATTGAGCCTGGCCAACAGCGATATCCGCGACTGGCCACGCGGTCTGTTCCGGGTCGCCAATGCACCACGCCATCGCCCGCGCAGTTTTGCCCTGGACATGCGCCGCTGCCCGATCACCACCGTCCCTGAGGTCACGCCCGGTTCCGATGAAGCATTCATCCTCTCTCGCGCACGCTTCGATACCCAACGGCTGGTCGATGCCGACCGCCTCCGCTATGGCGACTACCGCGAATCGGCAGGTTTCAGCCGCCAGCAAGCGTATTCCCCGGCGGTGGAAAACGAAATCAACCATTGGCTGTCGCCGGATGAGTCGCCGACGTTCAGCGCCTCGCAGGCGCTCAGGCGACAGCGCGAAGAATCCTGGCAGGACGTCATGGCCGAACCCGGTTCCGAGGATCTGTTCAGGGTCATCCGTCAGCAAAGACGGAGCGAGGATTACCGTTCGGACCGATCACGCAAGAAACTCACCCGACGCGTCTGGGACCTGATCGACGCCGCCGCGCTGGATTCCGAACTGCGTGAGCAACTGTTCGCCCAGGCCCGCGAGCCGGAAAGCTGCCAGGACGGCGGCGCGCAACTGTTCAATTCCATGGGCCTGAAAGTGCTGGTGTCCAAGGCGTATGCCGAACAGACCTCGGCGAGAACGCTGGACGATAATCTGGTGCGGCTGGCCCGCAGTGCTGCACGCCTGGAACGAGTGGGCGATATCGCCCGCGAGGAAATCAGTCGTCAGCAACAGCAGCACCTGATCAACCCGGCCGGAAATCTGCCACCCGACGACGTTGAAGTGCACCTGGCTTATGAAACCGGATTGGCCGAACGCCTGGGCCTGCCGTGGCAGTCCGACGGCATGATGTATCAGGAGCGCTCAGGTGTAGACGCGGCCATGATCGACCGCGCCTACGACACGATCATCGAACGCGAACGCGGCGACGGCCTGGCCAACGGCATGATCGACTTGTACGTCGACGGGTTCTGGGAACGTCATCTGCGCAGAACCCATCCCACGCAATTCGAAGTCAATGACCGGGTGTTCGAAGAACAGCTGCGGCGCCTGGAAGAGTTGCGCGAATTACAAACCCAGTGGGCCAACGTCACAGACCCCACGCGCCTGAATCCACTGACCAGGCGCATGGAGACACTGGCCAGACAATTGGGCGCACGGGAAACCGAAATCTTCAGTGGCGAAACAATGAGCGAGGCCTACTACAACCGGCTGTTGAGTGATCTGGCGTACGCACGCAATGATCTCGCCCGGCAATTGACCCACAAGGCGTTGCAAGCGGCGGGTCTGCAAAACAGACCCGCAGCAACTGGCCCGTGA